The proteins below are encoded in one region of Candidatus Flexicrinis proximus:
- a CDS encoding HEAT repeat domain-containing protein — protein sequence MSAYTVLPNIGELKSASDVNGLIKALGIKQHEKIVHDAIEALAELGDPRGVDPLINLLHDTDERVRAVAAKALGAFHDLRVVDPLIHALNDGDQHVQFWAAKSLGQIGDPRAVEPLIHMFVRLHDDVRHSAVEALGQLRDPRAIEPLFGAFADTSYNVRFQAARSISQFGPDILDRLLVMLKDPSPNLRIGAARALEMINDARAIGPLSHAMLDEVVDVRQAAANALKKFGDSRAVDAMLVALRDNRSDVRKSAASVLWKIADIHAVEPLIDALKDERPDVRIAAADLLWKIGDPRAIQPLLIALNDQHLQVRASVIKALVGFRNTRAIEALLTGLQDPYPDNQIAFVNALLGSRDPRILQMLLALMKDEREEIRAAAVTALKSIVDQRFVTPLSRGTPDEFFEIWTTVVNTLQSEKTPAI from the coding sequence ATGTCAGCCTATACGGTTCTTCCTAACATCGGAGAGTTGAAATCGGCCTCAGACGTAAACGGTTTAATCAAGGCACTCGGTATTAAGCAGCACGAGAAAATCGTGCACGACGCGATCGAAGCCCTGGCGGAATTAGGAGACCCGCGCGGTGTCGACCCGCTGATAAACCTCCTCCACGACACTGACGAAAGAGTGCGTGCCGTCGCCGCCAAGGCGCTGGGTGCATTCCATGACCTCAGGGTAGTGGACCCCCTGATCCACGCCCTCAACGACGGCGATCAGCACGTTCAATTCTGGGCGGCCAAATCACTTGGTCAAATCGGTGATCCTCGCGCCGTTGAACCGCTGATCCACATGTTTGTCCGGCTTCACGATGACGTGAGGCACAGTGCGGTTGAGGCGCTCGGCCAACTCCGCGACCCGCGTGCGATCGAACCGTTGTTCGGTGCCTTTGCTGACACATCCTACAATGTGCGCTTCCAGGCGGCACGGTCGATCAGCCAGTTCGGGCCGGACATTCTCGATCGCCTGCTGGTAATGCTTAAAGACCCGTCGCCCAATCTGCGTATCGGCGCGGCGCGCGCCCTGGAAATGATCAACGACGCCCGCGCGATTGGCCCGCTCAGTCACGCCATGCTGGACGAAGTCGTCGACGTAAGGCAGGCCGCGGCCAATGCCCTCAAGAAATTCGGCGACTCGCGCGCAGTTGACGCCATGCTTGTCGCGCTTAGGGACAACCGCAGTGATGTACGCAAGTCAGCCGCCAGCGTGCTCTGGAAGATCGCGGATATCCACGCCGTTGAGCCATTGATCGACGCGCTGAAGGACGAGCGTCCTGATGTGCGGATTGCCGCCGCCGACCTCCTCTGGAAGATTGGTGACCCGCGTGCTATCCAGCCGCTGCTTATCGCGCTCAACGACCAGCATCTGCAGGTGAGGGCGTCGGTAATAAAAGCACTCGTCGGCTTCAGAAACACCCGCGCCATTGAAGCCCTGCTGACCGGTCTGCAGGACCCATATCCCGACAATCAGATCGCCTTCGTCAACGCCCTGCTCGGCTCGCGCGATCCCCGGATCCTGCAAATGCTGCTGGCGCTTATGAAAGACGAGCGCGAGGAAATTCGCGCGGCGGCGGTGACTGCCCTCAAATCGATTGTGGATCAGCGCTTCGTCACGCCTCTGAGTCGCGGCACCCCGGACGAATTCTTCGAGATCTGGACTACCGTTGTCAACACGCTTCAGTCGGAGAAAACACCCGCGATCTGA